The Mucilaginibacter mallensis genome has a segment encoding these proteins:
- the murG gene encoding undecaprenyldiphospho-muramoylpentapeptide beta-N-acetylglucosaminyltransferase, translating into MKAKRIIISGGGTGGHIFPAIAIANALKKLDPDTEILFVGALGRMEMEKVPAAGYKIIGLDIQGIQRKSILKNIQFPIKLINSVRKALQIIKDFKPDAAVGVGGYASGPLLYAASIKGIPYLIQEQNSYAGITNKWLGNKAKEVCVAYDGMEKFFPKSKIIKTGNPIRKDSVDIAGKHMHALELFKLDSDKKTILITGGSLGARTLNNSVFNGLDKIIAADVQVIWQTGNVYYKGITEKLGEDYHPNIRIMKFLNRMDLAYAAADVIISRAGAGTIAELCVVKKPVILVPSPNVAEDHQTKNALALLHDNAAVFLADRDAEVKLIDKALELLKDKSKQKTLSENIGKLALPNADEVIAKEVMKITINN; encoded by the coding sequence GTGAAAGCAAAAAGGATCATAATCAGTGGTGGTGGTACGGGGGGGCATATTTTCCCGGCGATTGCTATTGCCAATGCTTTAAAAAAGCTCGACCCTGATACCGAGATATTATTTGTTGGCGCTTTGGGTCGTATGGAGATGGAGAAGGTCCCGGCTGCCGGTTACAAGATCATCGGGTTGGATATACAGGGTATACAGCGCAAATCGATCTTAAAAAATATCCAGTTCCCTATAAAACTGATCAATAGTGTGCGCAAGGCACTACAGATTATAAAAGATTTTAAGCCTGATGCCGCGGTAGGTGTGGGTGGTTATGCTTCGGGGCCATTATTGTATGCGGCATCCATAAAAGGGATTCCGTACTTGATACAGGAACAAAATTCATACGCAGGCATCACCAACAAATGGCTGGGCAATAAGGCCAAAGAGGTTTGCGTGGCTTATGATGGGATGGAAAAATTCTTCCCGAAAAGTAAGATCATCAAAACAGGTAATCCTATCCGGAAGGATTCGGTTGATATAGCTGGCAAGCACATGCATGCGCTGGAACTGTTTAAGCTGGATTCTGATAAGAAAACTATACTAATAACAGGTGGCAGCTTAGGTGCACGTACTTTGAATAACAGTGTGTTCAATGGCCTGGATAAAATTATCGCTGCCGATGTGCAGGTGATATGGCAAACCGGCAACGTGTACTATAAAGGAATAACTGAAAAACTGGGCGAGGATTATCATCCTAACATTCGCATCATGAAGTTCCTGAACCGGATGGATTTGGCTTATGCCGCTGCTGATGTGATCATATCACGGGCAGGCGCAGGTACAATTGCCGAGCTGTGTGTAGTAAAAAAACCGGTTATCCTGGTTCCATCGCCAAATGTGGCTGAGGACCATCAAACCAAGAACGCGCTGGCATTGCTGCATGATAATGCCGCTGTTTTTTTGGCTGACCGTGATGCCGAAGTAAAATTGATTGATAAAGCTTTAGAGCTTTTAAAAGATAAGAGTAAACAAAAGACATTAAGCGAAAATATTGGCAAGCTGGCCTTGCCAAATGCTGATGAGGTGATCGCGAAAGAGGTTATGAAAATAACAATTAATAATTAA
- the murC gene encoding UDP-N-acetylmuramate--L-alanine ligase: MELQNIKRVYLIGIGGIGMSGLARYFHHLGCIVCGYDKTSTELTTELHNEGIQIIFDDNAEWIPMSFRQPDEGTLIIFTPAIPKDSQVLNFFKDRGFELFKRSQVLGLISKGKFTVAIAGTHGKTTTSTMVAHILKDSGVDCSAFLGGIASNYNSNVLYGKNDIVVVEADEYDRSFLTLYPNIAVITSMDADHLDIYGDHAHLTDSFKMFASQIKEGGVLIHKQGLPLDTGYTYSIKEAADATATNIRIENGSFYFDFKNADADIKGIQLGIPGFHNVENATAAIEATLRLGVSADAVKSALASFSGVHRRFEYIVKNDNRIYIDDYAHHPEELRAAITSVKKLYPNKKLVTIFQPHLFTRTRDFVDGFAEVLNMTDELILLDIYPARELPIEGVDSNMILSRMKLANKRILSKQDTIEAIKNEQPELLLTVGAGDIDQLVEPLKNALTNV; encoded by the coding sequence ATGGAACTGCAAAACATTAAACGTGTTTATTTGATTGGTATCGGCGGCATAGGCATGAGCGGGCTGGCGCGGTATTTTCATCATTTGGGCTGCATTGTTTGCGGATACGATAAAACTTCAACCGAGCTGACTACCGAATTGCATAACGAGGGCATTCAAATTATTTTTGATGATAATGCGGAATGGATCCCGATGAGTTTCAGGCAGCCGGATGAAGGTACACTGATAATTTTTACGCCTGCCATTCCAAAGGATTCACAAGTATTGAATTTCTTTAAGGATCGCGGGTTCGAGCTGTTTAAGCGCTCACAGGTTTTAGGGTTGATCAGCAAGGGTAAGTTTACAGTAGCTATTGCCGGTACGCATGGCAAAACCACTACATCAACTATGGTTGCCCATATTTTAAAGGATTCGGGTGTTGATTGCTCGGCATTTTTGGGTGGCATTGCATCAAATTATAACAGCAATGTGTTGTATGGCAAAAATGATATTGTAGTGGTTGAGGCTGATGAATATGATCGTTCGTTCCTTACCCTTTATCCAAACATAGCGGTGATCACATCAATGGATGCTGATCATTTGGATATCTACGGCGATCACGCACACCTGACTGATTCATTCAAAATGTTTGCTTCTCAGATAAAAGAAGGTGGTGTGCTAATTCATAAACAAGGTTTGCCATTAGATACCGGGTATACCTACAGCATTAAAGAAGCTGCTGATGCAACCGCAACAAACATTCGCATTGAAAACGGTAGCTTTTACTTCGATTTTAAAAATGCTGATGCTGATATAAAGGGTATTCAACTGGGCATCCCGGGTTTTCATAACGTGGAGAATGCGACCGCTGCTATTGAAGCTACACTGCGTTTAGGCGTAAGCGCGGATGCGGTGAAAAGCGCACTGGCATCATTCAGTGGGGTGCACAGGAGGTTTGAATATATCGTGAAGAACGATAACCGTATCTACATTGATGATTACGCGCATCACCCTGAAGAATTAAGGGCGGCGATAACATCGGTTAAAAAGTTATATCCAAATAAAAAACTGGTGACCATTTTTCAGCCGCATTTATTTACCCGCACCCGCGATTTTGTAGATGGCTTTGCCGAAGTGCTGAATATGACTGACGAGTTGATCCTGCTGGATATTTACCCAGCCCGCGAGTTGCCGATAGAAGGTGTGGACTCAAACATGATATTGAGCCGCATGAAGTTGGCTAACAAACGGATATTGAGTAAACAGGATACTATTGAAGCTATAAAAAATGAACAGCCTGAGCTGCTTTTAACAGTAGGTGCAGGTGATATTGATCAATTGGTTGAACCATTAAAAAACGCTTTAACAAATGTTTAA
- a CDS encoding cell division protein FtsQ/DivIB — protein MFKKRIWKYILISFCWLASLGGLVVLMSFIDVKKAGVLCTDVKVYIPGNQYFIDKDEIDNILQIKRHALIGHALEGINIRALEDKLKANPFIETAKVYTDMDGVIWVEITQRQPILRILNQDDKDFYVDQHGFKVPLSANFTAQVLAANGFIDEPFSGRVDTLHTEIAREVFATADYIRKDSLWDAQIAQIYVNKDHEIELIPRVGNQRILLGNADSLDVKFHNLLAFYKKALPQMGWDTYKTINIKYANQVIGVKNVMTKQDSINAKNGVKDSIKATIDSAITTKDTSQIKN, from the coding sequence ATGTTTAAGAAACGCATTTGGAAGTACATACTCATAAGCTTTTGCTGGCTCGCCAGCTTAGGTGGCCTGGTTGTGCTCATGAGTTTCATTGATGTTAAAAAAGCGGGGGTGCTTTGTACTGATGTAAAGGTTTATATCCCCGGCAACCAGTATTTTATTGATAAGGACGAGATTGATAATATCCTGCAAATAAAAAGGCACGCGTTGATTGGGCATGCTTTGGAGGGCATCAATATACGTGCGCTTGAGGATAAGTTAAAGGCCAATCCGTTTATTGAAACGGCTAAGGTTTATACCGATATGGATGGTGTTATTTGGGTGGAGATAACCCAGCGCCAACCCATTTTACGCATTTTAAACCAGGACGATAAGGATTTTTATGTAGATCAGCATGGATTCAAGGTTCCTTTATCAGCCAACTTTACCGCGCAGGTTTTAGCTGCTAATGGTTTTATTGACGAACCGTTTAGCGGCAGAGTTGATACACTGCATACAGAGATAGCCCGCGAGGTATTTGCAACTGCCGATTACATCCGCAAGGATTCATTATGGGATGCGCAGATAGCGCAGATCTATGTGAACAAGGATCATGAAATAGAGCTGATACCGCGTGTGGGTAACCAGCGCATCTTGCTGGGCAATGCGGATTCGCTGGATGTGAAGTTCCATAACCTGCTGGCTTTCTACAAAAAAGCATTGCCGCAGATGGGCTGGGACACTTACAAAACAATTAATATAAAATACGCTAACCAGGTTATCGGCGTAAAAAATGTGATGACCAAACAGGATTCAATAAATGCGAAGAACGGGGTTAAGGATTCGATTAAAGCAACTATTGATTCTGCAATAACAACAAAAGATACATCTCAAATAAAAAATTAA
- the ftsA gene encoding cell division protein FtsA, with protein MDKVLTQEKSSPIVVGLDIGTTKICAIVGRRNKNGKIEVLGIGKAESAGVTRGVVSNIDKTVQGITQAVDVAGTQSNVEIKVVNVGIAGQHIKSLQHRGLITRRDLDNEIGRKDIDKLIEDMFNLVMPPGEGIIHVIPQEFTVDGEPGIKDPIGMAGVRLEANFHIISGQTAAIKNIVKCVNKASLETVDLILEPLASSESVLSDEEKEAGVVLVDIGGGTTDVAIFHEGIIRHTAVIPFGGNSITEDIREGCSVMRNIAEQLKIRFGSALAEENKENEIVCVPGLRGREPKEISVKNLAFVIQARMEEIVEHVYYEIKASGYEKKLIAGIVVTGGGAQLKHLSQLVEFVTGLDCRIGYPNEHLAKNEVLPKNIYEELQSPMYATGIGLLIKGVQKMEYDDVPQPAATKKKTEAKVAEKKPTWLEKLKVYIKDDIPDKEFLQ; from the coding sequence ATGGACAAAGTTTTAACACAGGAAAAGAGTTCACCAATCGTGGTAGGGTTGGATATCGGAACTACAAAAATATGTGCTATTGTTGGCCGCCGTAACAAAAACGGGAAGATTGAAGTACTGGGTATAGGTAAGGCTGAGTCGGCGGGGGTAACGCGCGGCGTAGTGTCAAATATCGATAAAACAGTGCAGGGCATCACCCAGGCAGTTGACGTTGCAGGCACGCAATCAAATGTGGAGATCAAGGTAGTGAACGTGGGTATTGCCGGGCAGCATATCAAAAGCCTGCAGCATCGTGGTTTGATCACCCGCCGTGATCTGGATAATGAGATAGGCCGTAAGGATATCGATAAACTGATTGAGGACATGTTTAACCTGGTAATGCCTCCGGGCGAAGGGATCATCCATGTTATACCGCAGGAATTTACTGTTGATGGCGAGCCGGGAATTAAAGACCCGATAGGCATGGCCGGTGTACGTTTGGAAGCTAACTTCCACATCATATCAGGCCAAACCGCGGCTATCAAAAACATTGTAAAGTGTGTAAACAAGGCCAGTTTAGAAACTGTCGACCTGATACTGGAGCCATTGGCATCATCTGAATCGGTTTTGAGCGATGAGGAAAAAGAAGCCGGTGTAGTATTGGTTGATATAGGTGGCGGTACTACCGACGTCGCCATTTTTCACGAGGGCATCATCAGGCATACCGCTGTGATCCCGTTCGGCGGTAACAGTATTACTGAGGATATCCGCGAAGGATGTTCGGTGATGCGCAATATCGCGGAGCAACTAAAAATAAGGTTCGGTTCGGCATTGGCTGAAGAGAACAAAGAAAATGAGATTGTATGTGTACCCGGATTACGTGGCCGCGAACCAAAGGAAATATCAGTGAAAAACCTGGCCTTTGTTATCCAGGCCCGTATGGAAGAAATTGTTGAGCATGTATATTATGAGATAAAAGCATCAGGCTACGAAAAGAAACTGATTGCCGGTATAGTGGTTACAGGCGGCGGCGCGCAGCTTAAACATTTATCGCAATTGGTGGAGTTTGTTACCGGGCTGGATTGCCGCATTGGTTACCCTAATGAGCATCTGGCTAAAAACGAAGTATTGCCAAAAAATATATACGAAGAGCTGCAAAGCCCTATGTACGCAACCGGTATTGGTCTGTTGATAAAGGGTGTGCAAAAAATGGAATATGATGATGTTCCGCAGCCTGCAGCTACCAAAAAGAAAACAGAAGCTAAAGTTGCCGAAAAGAAGCCAACATGGCTTGAAAAGCTGAAAGTTTATATAAAGGATGATATCCCTGATAAGGAATTCCTGCAATAA
- the ftsZ gene encoding cell division protein FtsZ — MQFEMLKEKSSIIKVIGVGGGGGNAVNHMYKQGITGVDFIICNTDAQALELSPIPNKVQLGASLTEGMGAGSIPEVGKNSAIENIDDIKQMLGTNTKMLFITAGMGGGTGTGASPIIAKAARELDILTVGIITTPFSFEGKRRKMQADAGMEELKKYVDSFLVISNDRLRQIFGNLTLGSAFAQADNILTTAAKGIAEIITLPGYINVDFKDVRTVMKDSGVSIMGSSTAEGENRALKAVEGALSSPLLKDNEIEGARYILLNISSGSKEVTMDEVSIITDYIQEEAGLAADLIWGNCIDENLEDKLSVTIIATGFQTKDEREKEISSKKIVNMLVPENEPLVKPVNEFINHVKENAVAEPYMKKHEAQTPQGQGPKQTGLFDLFAKSEDSGSVVKHNLMDEESSAAEPEESEFTFKIADSVMDFNPVAVEEKITVPEPEPAPVVGADDHKTDESIEEQLRKSRERIMRLKDLSIKQRSGNVIEMENTPAYKRKEIALQETPASDESQISRFTLMPDSDGKVEIRNNNSFLHDNVD; from the coding sequence ATGCAGTTTGAGATGTTAAAAGAAAAGTCGTCCATCATCAAGGTAATTGGTGTTGGCGGCGGTGGAGGTAATGCGGTAAACCATATGTACAAGCAGGGTATTACCGGTGTTGATTTTATTATTTGTAACACCGATGCCCAGGCATTGGAGTTAAGCCCTATACCCAATAAAGTACAATTAGGCGCAAGTTTAACCGAGGGGATGGGAGCAGGTTCTATACCTGAAGTTGGAAAAAATTCGGCTATTGAAAATATCGACGATATAAAACAAATGCTGGGCACTAATACCAAAATGCTATTTATAACAGCAGGTATGGGTGGTGGTACTGGTACAGGCGCGAGCCCTATCATTGCCAAAGCAGCACGCGAGTTGGATATATTAACGGTGGGTATCATCACCACTCCGTTCTCATTTGAAGGCAAACGCCGTAAAATGCAGGCCGATGCAGGGATGGAAGAGCTGAAAAAATATGTCGACTCGTTTTTAGTGATCTCGAACGACAGGCTGCGCCAGATCTTCGGTAACTTAACATTGGGTTCGGCATTTGCACAGGCTGATAATATTTTGACCACTGCAGCCAAAGGCATCGCCGAGATAATCACTTTGCCGGGTTATATAAACGTTGACTTTAAAGATGTGCGCACGGTGATGAAAGACAGCGGCGTATCTATCATGGGTAGCTCAACTGCCGAAGGTGAAAATCGCGCATTGAAAGCAGTAGAAGGTGCTTTATCATCACCATTATTAAAAGATAATGAGATTGAGGGTGCACGTTACATCTTACTGAACATCAGTTCGGGCAGTAAAGAGGTGACCATGGATGAAGTGAGTATTATTACCGATTACATACAGGAAGAAGCTGGTTTAGCTGCCGACCTGATATGGGGTAATTGTATCGACGAAAATCTGGAAGACAAATTATCAGTAACTATCATTGCTACAGGTTTCCAAACTAAGGACGAGCGCGAGAAAGAGATCAGCAGCAAAAAGATTGTTAACATGCTGGTGCCTGAAAATGAACCACTGGTAAAACCGGTAAATGAGTTTATAAACCATGTTAAGGAAAACGCTGTTGCTGAACCTTACATGAAAAAGCATGAGGCGCAAACACCGCAGGGCCAGGGCCCGAAACAAACCGGTTTATTTGATTTGTTTGCCAAGTCAGAAGATTCAGGCAGCGTGGTAAAGCATAACCTGATGGATGAAGAATCATCTGCGGCTGAGCCTGAAGAAAGTGAATTTACTTTCAAAATAGCTGATTCGGTAATGGACTTTAACCCGGTAGCTGTTGAAGAAAAAATAACTGTACCCGAGCCTGAACCAGCACCAGTTGTTGGCGCCGATGATCATAAAACAGATGAATCCATCGAAGAGCAATTGCGCAAATCACGCGAGCGTATTATGCGCTTAAAAGATCTGAGCATTAAACAGCGCAGCGGTAACGTTATTGAAATGGAAAACACGCCCGCCTACAAGCGTAAGGAAATAGCCCTGCAGGAAACCCCTGCATCTGACGAAAGCCAGATCTCAAGGTTTACCCTGATGCCTGATAGCGATGGTAAAGTAGAAATAAGGAATAACAATTCATTCCTGCATGATAATGTTGACTAA
- a CDS encoding aminotransferase class I/II-fold pyridoxal phosphate-dependent enzyme has translation MDLFDKILKSVGGPIGQHQKWSHGYFSYPKLEGEIGPHMLFNGKEHLVWSLNNYLGLANHPEVRAADAQAAADYGMAYPMGARMMSGNSRHHEELENNLAEFVGKESAFLLNYGYQGMLSIIDALVDRNDVIVYDAESHACIIDGVRLHMGKRFVYQHNDIESCEKQLERATKLTEQSGGGILLITEGVFGMSGAQGKLKEISELKKKFNFRLLVDDAHGFGTMGPTGAGTHEEQGCVDEVDVYFGTFAKSMAGIGGFVAAKREIIEYLRYNMRSQTFAKALPMPMVIGLKKRFELLKSQPELREKLWLIAKTLQNGLKERGFDIGISNTMVTPVILKGDLYEATALTRDLRENYGIFCSIVIYPVIPRGIILLRLIPTASHSLEDVQRTLDAYSEMGEKLKAGHYKNVSEPAV, from the coding sequence TTGGATTTATTTGACAAAATATTAAAAAGTGTTGGCGGCCCGATCGGCCAGCATCAAAAATGGTCGCACGGCTATTTCTCATACCCCAAGCTGGAAGGTGAAATCGGTCCGCATATGCTATTTAACGGCAAAGAACATTTGGTTTGGAGCCTTAACAACTACCTGGGTTTAGCTAATCACCCCGAAGTAAGAGCAGCAGATGCGCAGGCAGCGGCTGATTATGGTATGGCTTATCCAATGGGCGCGCGTATGATGTCAGGTAACTCCAGGCACCATGAGGAACTGGAAAATAACCTGGCTGAATTTGTTGGCAAGGAATCCGCCTTTTTACTGAACTATGGTTACCAGGGTATGCTATCAATCATTGATGCGCTGGTTGATCGTAATGATGTTATTGTATATGATGCCGAATCACATGCCTGTATAATTGATGGTGTGCGTTTACATATGGGCAAGCGTTTTGTATATCAGCATAACGATATCGAAAGCTGCGAAAAACAATTGGAACGCGCTACCAAATTAACCGAACAATCCGGCGGTGGCATATTGCTGATCACCGAAGGCGTTTTCGGCATGTCGGGCGCGCAAGGTAAGCTAAAGGAGATCAGTGAGCTTAAAAAGAAATTCAACTTCCGTTTATTGGTTGATGATGCGCATGGCTTTGGTACCATGGGCCCAACTGGTGCCGGTACGCACGAGGAGCAGGGTTGTGTTGATGAGGTTGATGTGTACTTTGGAACCTTTGCCAAATCAATGGCTGGTATAGGTGGTTTTGTTGCCGCCAAACGCGAAATTATTGAATACCTGCGTTATAATATGCGCTCGCAAACTTTTGCCAAAGCGCTGCCAATGCCGATGGTTATTGGTTTGAAAAAGCGTTTCGAGCTGCTAAAATCACAACCTGAATTGCGTGAAAAATTATGGCTGATAGCTAAAACATTGCAAAACGGTTTAAAAGAACGCGGTTTTGATATCGGTATAAGCAACACCATGGTTACCCCTGTTATTTTAAAAGGCGATCTGTACGAAGCCACAGCGTTAACCCGCGACCTGCGCGAGAATTACGGTATTTTCTGTTCAATTGTGATCTATCCTGTTATCCCGAGAGGTATTATATTACTTAGGCTGATACCAACTGCATCACATAGTTTGGAGGATGTACAGCGCACGCTTGATGCTTATAGCGAAATGGGCGAGAAGCTAAAAGCCGGTCATTACAAGAATGTAAGCGAACCTGCTGTTTAA
- a CDS encoding bleomycin resistance protein, with amino-acid sequence MLTDINPKLPMRDKAITRDFYLNKLGFHEFGNADYDGYLMVQKDNIQIHFFEFKELDPKENYGQVYIRTDDIKVLHQFVKDQNAKSTELEHKPWMQMEFSILDPDSNLLTFGQSIV; translated from the coding sequence ATGCTTACAGACATCAACCCCAAACTACCAATGCGCGATAAAGCCATTACCAGGGATTTTTATTTAAACAAGCTGGGTTTTCATGAATTTGGCAACGCTGATTATGATGGTTATCTCATGGTGCAAAAGGATAATATACAAATTCACTTTTTTGAGTTTAAGGAGCTTGATCCCAAAGAGAACTATGGGCAAGTATATATCCGCACAGATGATATTAAAGTATTACATCAGTTTGTCAAAGACCAAAATGCTAAAAGTACCGAATTGGAGCATAAGCCCTGGATGCAAATGGAGTTTTCAATTCTTGACCCTGATAGCAATTTGCTTACTTTCGGGCAAAGTATAGTTTAG
- a CDS encoding glycoside hydrolase family 125 protein translates to MTTRRNFIKINGITALGISSGLKPKWFAGPIQFESHRPKLSGRKFTSKAVEETISNIKASIKNPELAWLFENCYPNTLDTTVNYSEINGKPDTFVITGDINAMWMRDSSAQVWPYLPLITKDAALKKLILGVINRQANCVLIDPYANAFNMGPTGSEWDSDNTTMKPELHERKWEIDSLCYPIRLAYNYWKLSGDTSFFDENWQNAGKTILHTFKEQQRKNGKGPYHFQRKTEVASDTAPNGGYGNPVRPVGLICSIFRPSDDATIFPFLVPSNYFAVASLRQMAEMFSVIAKDKATANECEALATEVHTALQKYATYQHPVHGKVLAYEVDGYGNQSFMDDANVPSLLALPYLNAMPATDPVYQNTRRMVLSSDNPYFFKGSAAEGIGGPHVGMNYIWPMSIIIRGLTSTNKEEVSQCIIWLKNTHAGTGFMHESFNKDNAADFTRKWFAWANTLFGELIIKAHKYYPEILQNT, encoded by the coding sequence ATGACAACACGCCGCAATTTTATAAAGATCAACGGGATTACTGCATTAGGTATAAGCTCAGGCTTAAAACCAAAATGGTTTGCAGGGCCAATTCAATTTGAAAGTCACCGCCCAAAGCTGAGCGGCCGTAAATTCACCAGCAAAGCTGTTGAAGAAACCATCAGCAACATAAAAGCAAGTATCAAAAATCCTGAACTGGCGTGGCTGTTTGAGAACTGCTACCCGAATACATTGGATACTACTGTTAACTATTCTGAGATCAACGGCAAGCCCGATACCTTTGTAATTACAGGCGATATAAACGCCATGTGGATGCGCGATTCATCTGCACAAGTTTGGCCTTACCTGCCGCTTATAACTAAGGATGCAGCCCTTAAAAAGCTGATTTTAGGCGTAATAAATAGGCAGGCAAACTGTGTGCTGATCGATCCTTATGCCAATGCCTTTAACATGGGCCCAACCGGCAGCGAATGGGACAGCGATAACACCACCATGAAACCCGAACTGCACGAGCGCAAATGGGAAATAGATTCACTATGTTACCCTATAAGGCTGGCTTACAATTATTGGAAACTGAGCGGCGATACCAGTTTTTTTGATGAGAACTGGCAAAATGCGGGTAAAACGATACTGCATACTTTTAAAGAACAACAGCGTAAAAATGGTAAGGGCCCATATCATTTCCAACGTAAAACAGAAGTAGCCAGCGATACGGCACCTAATGGCGGTTATGGTAACCCGGTTAGGCCCGTGGGTTTGATCTGCTCTATCTTCCGCCCATCTGATGATGCTACTATCTTCCCATTCCTGGTACCGTCAAACTATTTTGCGGTGGCTAGTTTACGCCAGATGGCCGAAATGTTTAGCGTAATTGCTAAAGATAAAGCCACTGCCAATGAATGTGAAGCCCTGGCAACTGAAGTACATACTGCGTTGCAAAAATATGCAACCTATCAGCACCCGGTACATGGCAAAGTGTTGGCCTATGAGGTTGATGGCTACGGCAACCAATCATTTATGGATGATGCTAATGTGCCAAGTTTGCTTGCGCTGCCTTATTTAAATGCAATGCCTGCAACCGACCCTGTTTATCAGAATACACGCCGTATGGTTTTGAGTTCGGACAATCCCTACTTTTTTAAGGGATCAGCAGCCGAAGGTATTGGTGGCCCGCACGTGGGCATGAACTATATATGGCCAATGAGTATTATTATAAGAGGGCTAACATCAACCAATAAAGAAGAGGTAAGCCAATGTATTATTTGGCTGAAAAATACGCATGCAGGTACCGGTTTTATGCACGAATCCTTCAATAAGGATAATGCAGCCGACTTTACCCGTAAATGGTTTGCATGGGCAAATACTTTATTTGGTGAGTTAATAATAAAGGCACATAAATATTATCCTGAAATATTACAGAATACCTAA
- a CDS encoding histone H1 yields the protein MEKFTEVKNLVASLEADADKFYNKGNSAAGTRVRKGMQDLKNLAQSIRLEVQGTKNKQ from the coding sequence ATGGAAAAATTTACTGAAGTAAAAAACCTCGTTGCGTCTTTGGAAGCCGATGCTGACAAGTTTTACAACAAGGGAAACAGCGCAGCAGGTACACGTGTTCGTAAAGGAATGCAAGACCTAAAAAATTTAGCTCAATCTATCAGATTGGAAGTTCAGGGTACAAAGAACAAACAATAA
- the dapA gene encoding 4-hydroxy-tetrahydrodipicolinate synthase: MNKFYGTGVAIVTPFQADGQVDYNRLKDLINYLIDGGVQYLVSLGTTGETVTLNQQEKKKIWAFTAEVVAGRVNLVAGIGGNNTLEVVQQIKEFDTNGYDAILSASPAYNKPTQEGIYQHYKAIAQASPLPIILYNVPSRTGSNVSAETTVRLANDFNNIIGTKEASGNFDQINQIMRDKPKDFLVISGDDPVTLPMMALGAAGVISVVGNALPSQLSEMVHHCLAGDYKSAQKIHSQLIDITRLMFVEGNPAGVKSALKHLGICGDTLRLPLVPVSDATAKKIAQETQNITTVKSPAKY; encoded by the coding sequence ATGAACAAATTTTACGGAACAGGAGTAGCTATTGTAACTCCGTTTCAAGCAGACGGGCAGGTTGACTACAACAGACTTAAAGACCTGATAAATTATTTAATAGATGGCGGGGTTCAATACCTGGTATCATTGGGCACTACAGGCGAAACCGTTACATTAAACCAACAGGAGAAGAAGAAGATATGGGCTTTTACAGCAGAAGTTGTTGCAGGCCGCGTAAATCTGGTTGCAGGCATCGGCGGCAATAATACGCTTGAAGTTGTTCAGCAGATAAAGGAGTTTGATACCAATGGCTATGATGCCATACTATCTGCAAGTCCTGCATATAACAAACCAACCCAGGAAGGCATTTATCAGCATTATAAAGCAATAGCGCAAGCTTCACCATTGCCCATTATATTATATAATGTACCAAGCCGTACGGGCAGCAATGTAAGCGCTGAAACTACTGTACGTTTGGCAAATGATTTCAATAATATTATCGGCACTAAAGAAGCCTCAGGCAATTTTGACCAGATAAACCAGATCATGCGTGATAAACCGAAAGACTTTTTGGTTATCTCGGGAGATGATCCGGTTACGCTGCCAATGATGGCGCTGGGTGCTGCAGGCGTTATTTCGGTTGTTGGCAATGCGCTTCCATCTCAGCTTTCAGAAATGGTACATCATTGTTTAGCTGGCGATTATAAATCGGCACAAAAAATACATTCACAACTAATTGATATTACCAGATTAATGTTTGTTGAAGGCAACCCCGCAGGTGTTAAATCCGCATTAAAACACCTGGGCATTTGCGGCGATACACTCCGTTTACCATTAGTACCCGTTAGTGACGCTACCGCGAAAAAAATAGCGCAGGAAACACAAAATATAACTACAGTAAAAAGCCCGGCTAAGTACTAG